A segment of the Odoribacter splanchnicus DSM 20712 genome:
TTTCGGACAACAGGCGGTTCCGACTTTGATTTCTATGTTTTTGTTCTGGCCGGTATTGATTACCCAGATTTCCGGGATGATTGCCCAGGCAAAAATGGACGATAAAGTGATGATGATTGCTGCCGATACCATTGCCCGCGAAGCTTACCGGAATACGAACAATAACACCGCTGCTCCGGCAGGAGGAAAATTTTGTACCCAATGTGGTAAATCGATGCCTGCTGAAGCTCTCTTTTGTAGCGGATGCGGAGCTAAACTGTAGTTTTAGGAAAGCTCTTACAGTGGGGTAAAAAAGTGTACAGAGCGCTTTCGGGCGCTCTGATTTATTGTAGTATTTGTGGAACAAGCCAATAAAGTGAACTGATGTTGAAAGAGGAATAATTAAATGGTTGATATGATGGAGAATTTGATTTTTGAAATCCTGAAAATGGCAGGATTTATCGTTGTGTTGTTTTTGTGTTGTCTGTGGTTGGTGAAGGATAAACGATCGTTTTACAAGTTCAGGGATTGGGGCTTGATTCCACTGACTGCCCTGGCAGGATTTGTAATTTATTGCATCGGTTATTGGGAAGCTGGGACGAAAGAATCGCTGATAACCTTGGTGGTCCGTTCTTTTTTGTCCACGTTTCACATGTTTTTCCTGCATTCGGATTTACTCGAAGTCAGGCATCATATGCATACAAACGCGACTTATATGTTCGCTTTTTCTATTATTCACTTTGCGGCATTTCTGGTCAGCTTTCTGGTCGTTTTGCAATTGTTCGGCAAACAATTCCTGTCCTGGCTGAAATTAAAACTCTCTACCCCGAAAGACAGTTATATCTTTTTCGATTTGAACGAAGGAGCTGTAGCTTTGGCGGAAGATTTACTGAAAAAAGACAGGAAGCGTTTTATTCTTTTTATCGATAAGAATGTAAAACACAAATTGGTGGCTTTCCCAAAAATAAATTTGTCCTTACCCCGTCTCCGGGATAAAGAATCTTTATTTGAAAAAATCAGTAAAACAGAGGCGGTGTTCCTGAAAAAAGATTTTTCTGAAGAGGTTGCTTTCGACGAATTAAAGATTTCCAAATTGGTCGATAAATCGGTTTGCCGGATGTTTTTCTTGTCCGAGAATGAAGATTATAATATTCACATGTCCCTGAAAGTGATCGGGGAAATCCGGCGATTGCAGTTATTACCCAAGGAATTAAGGCTTTATGTGAATGCCGATTCGGAAGAACTGATCGATCTTTTTGCAGAAAAAATCGGTCCTTTGAATGTCGAAGTACATATTTTTAACCGGTCTAAGTTGGCGGCTCAGGAATTGATCACGAATTATCCTCCTGTGAATGCCCTGAAACTGGAAACTTCTAAAGCTGTCGCCTTGTCTGATTTCAGTATGCTGATTATCGGATTTGGGAATATGGGGAGTGAGGCATTGAAAGCAATGATAGAACAGGGGCAGTTTGTCGGATCGACTTTCCGGGCTACGATTATCGATAAAGAGATGAAATGCAAGGCGGGTCTTTTCGAACATTATTATCCGGGCTTAAAGAATTATCAGCTCGAATATCACGAGGCGGAAGTGAATAGTAGTGAGTTTTTCAATTTGTTGAAAGATAAGTTGGCCGGGTTGAAATACATTCTGGTCGCTTTGGGAGAAGATGAATTGAATATAAAGACTGCGGTCGAATTGTCGCATTTCATTTCAAGGGAAACCGATAACGATCAGATTAAAATTTTGACAGATGTCTATAATACAAGAGATTACAGTTATATTCAGCAAGCGAAGGAATGTTTTAAAGAAATTTGTTTATATGGCAGTAACGACAATATTTACACTGAAGATATTATCATCAATGAGAGTCGGGAGATGACTGCCCGGAAGATCCATGCCTATTACAATGCACAGAAAGCTGTGGAGAAACAGGTGCCTTGGCAAGCGTTGTCGCCGATTAAAAAGATGACCAATATTTCGGCTGCCTCCCATATTTATACCAAGTTGCAATTAGCCGGGCTTACGCCTCAGGATTTTGCACAATGGTCTACTGAAGAGGAATATGTAAAGGCTTTGGGAAACGAGCGGTTTGAAAATTTGGCCAAAGGAGAACACCTGCATTGGAATGCCACCTTGTTTGTTCACGAGTGGGATGTCTGGCATTTGAGCGATATTCCCGACTTTGTTTCGGTGAATAAGGACGAAAAACATAAGAAGCATGCTTGTTTGGTGGATTGGGAAGAATTGAAGAAAGTGGAGGAACGGTTCGGAGAACCCTACCGGAAGTATGACCGGGATAGCGTGAGAAATATTTGGGAACTGGCCAAAGCGAATCTACTTTGACCGATGTAATGTATTTCTTGTACCTATTGAAATCTTGGTACCTACTTAAAAGGTAGAATTATTCCGGTCCTTGTTCGTCTTCGGTATTCGTGTTCGGGGACGCGGTCGCTTCTGTCGGTCATCTACCTTTTTCTTTCACTGACCGGCGGAACTCCTCACTGCGCAAAAAACTTTACGTTACGTTTCCGTCAGACACCACCGGTCGGTCGTTCAGAAAAAGCAAGACGACACTCGCCGGAGCTCCAATGGTCCCCGAACACGAACACCTCCGACTGACGTTATCACTGCCTGGCAAGCTAAACCGAACCTGAAAACCATAAATTTCAGCGAAAAAAGATTTTCCGGTAAAGTAACCCAATTATCCATAATCCGATAGAGGTGAGCCGGTATTTTATTCTATAAAATTTTTCTAATCCTTCCTTTGCCAGGTCGTGTTAACGTGAGATGCAGGGTTTTATGGCGGAAGACCATTGGAGCAGGAACGAGTGTCCGGTTAGGTTTTCCGAACGCCCGACCGGTGGTGTCTGAGCGAAGCGAGTTCCGCCGGTCAGTGAAGGAAAGCCTTAGCGGACCGGTCCTGGCGAACCGGTCTGACGGTATAAAAACCGGAATCGGAATAGAAAGAAAAAAAATAGACCTACTATTATTTGAACAGATGATAGATTTTGGGAAAAATAATATCTAATAGATATAGATAAAAGTAAATCTTAAAGTCGAATTAAAAAATAATAGTATGAAAATTTTTTGGAAAGTTATCGTTGCTGTGATTGCCTTCTCTTTATTGGGGATCATGATTGTTCTAGGAACAGCTTATATTAAAAGTGTGGAACGGCATACCTATCTTGCTGACAATAAGGTATTGAGTGATAAGTATGTGTATGAAGAATTTTCGAATGGGAAAAAGAGGGTGAAAAACCGGGCTACGCAACAGGTGATTTTGGATCGTTTAGAGTGGCTGGTGACCGGTGATAAGGCCGATTCTTTAGCTGTGTTTTGCCGGAAGGGGAAAAGGGGATATCTGAATTGTTATACCGGCGAAGTGGTGATTCCCGCACAATATGAACGGGCCTGGGTGTTTTCGGAAGGATTGGCGGCTGTGATGTCGGGAGGGAAGATCGGTTTTATCGACCGGCAAGGACGGACAGTTATCCCGCCGACCTGGAGCTATCCGGTCGGTAGTCAGGAGATGGATTATCTGTTTAAAGGAGGCTATTGTGCCGTCTTCGACAATGCCCGGCAATGTGGTTTGATCGATCGCAATGGACAATGGAAAGTTGCACCTCGATACGATTATATTTATATGCCCGAAGAAGGACTTCGGATACTTCAAAAAGGAGATCGGTGGGGGGTTTTGGGTGATTCGTTACAAATCCTTATGCCAGTGGAATACGATTGGCTGAAAATAGTACCCGAAGGGATAGTCTGTATTCAGGGGGGCAAGCAACAAGTGATCGGAAAAGATGGAAAAACGGTGGTCCGGCCTTTTGTATATGATGCTATCCTTCCCCTGTATTATTCTACTGGAGAATATTTCGATAATGGAGAAGAAAGGATGAACCGAAGCCGCTATTTTTCTTATTCGGTTTGGAATCCCAAAGGAAACCGGTATGGACTGATGGATGCAGAAGGTAAACGGATTACAGAGGCTCTTTATAGTGATATCGAGGCCTTGTCGGAGGATCTCTATCTATGCTCTATAGAGGATGGACTTTACCGGATAACCTTGAATTATAACAGATAAACTTTTTCAAGGCTGCTAAACAGGATAAATCTTTGCCAGAGAATGAATTTATTTTGTAAATTTGACGCGAATTGGTAAATAGGATTGGACCGACAAAAAGTGTATACTTATGAAATATCTGGCAAGATTTATTATGTGGCTGGCCGGCTGGAAATACAAAGGTGAATTGCCTGCAGAGAAAAAAGCGGTGATTATATCTGTTCCTCATACTTCGAATTGGGATTTCTTCTGGGGAGAACTGGCTTTTTTGAGTCAGGGTATTCCGGCTTTTATTTTGATGAAGAAGGAATTCTTCTTTTTTCCGCTCGGGATGATTCTGCGGGCATTGAATGTGATACCGGTGGATCGCGGTAATAAAGATAGTCAGTTGGTAGAGCAGATGATTACCGAGTTTAAACAACGCGATTCGATGTATTTGTGTATCACCCCTGAAGGAAGCCGTAAAAAGCGGAAGAAATGGAAGAAGGGTTTTTTGGTTATTGCGAAAGCGGCAGGCGTTCCGGTTTATTTGGGCCGCATCGATTATAAAGGAAAATATTGTGAAGTGGGGCCTTTGTTTTATCCGACGGAGGATGTGGATGCTGATTTAGCCTATATTATGAGTACTTACCACGATGCTAATCCAAAGTATCCGGAGAATTTTTCTAATGGTAATTAGTACGCTCCGGAGAATAGTTTTTTTCGGAAGCGTATGTATTTTTCTTGGAAGTGCCGGAGGAGGTTGCGGTAACCAAGAAAAGAGGCAGAAGCCTGTTCTGACTGAAGAAGTACCGAAAATTACCGTTGAGCGTGTCGTTGCGGATACCTCCGGACAAAAAGAAGATTCCGGAACCGAACGGCGGATGCGCCAATTAGGATTGGTGGATATCGGGGAGGTCGATCCTACGATTGCTGTACATTTGGTGTATGCTACATCCGATAATTTTGCCGGAAAGGTGCTGTATCGGGATATCCGGAAAGCATTTCTGTTACCGGAGGCCGCCGGGCGTTTAGCAGAAGCCCAGCGAAAGTTGAAACTTCTGAGGCCGGAATTGAGTCTGCTCGTATATGATGCAGCCCGTCCGATGAAGGTGCAGCAAGAAATGTGGGATTTGGTCAAAGGGACTGAAAACCGGGTGTATGTCAGTAATCCCCGGAATGGTGGTGGATTGCATAATTACGGTGCTGCTGTCGATCTGACTTTGGTCGATTCTTTAGGACATGTTTTGCCGATGGGAAGTGAGTTCGATTATTTCGGGGAGGAGGCGAGGCCTGACCGGGAGGAGGCGATGGTGAAGCAAGGGCGGATTATTTTACCTCATTTGCACAACCGGAGGTTATTGCGTAAAGTGATGACCGATGCGGGATTCCGGGTTCTTCCCAGCGAATGGTGGCATTTTAATCTAATGTCGAGGGCAGAAGCGAGGGAGCGGCTGAAAGTGATAGAATAGTTTATATAAATCTGATTGAATGAATACGACGATCATCGGTGTTGCCGGAGGTACGGCATCGGGGAAATCTACTTTGGTAAAAAAGTTGCAAGAGGCGTTTGAAGGAGAAAGTGTCATCACGCTTTGTCATGATTATTATTATAAAGCGCATGACGATTTGTCTTTCGAAGAACGAACAAAGCTGAATTACGATCATCCCGGTGCTTTCGATACCGATATGATGATTGAAGATATCATGAAACTGAAAAAGGGACGATCTGTTTTCCGGCCCGTTTATTCTTTTGTCAATCATAACCGTACGGATAAGACCGTCAAAGTCGAGCCGGCACAGGTGATTATTATCGATGGAATCCTTATTCTGGAAAACCGGACTTTACGCGAATTGATGGACGTGAAAGTATATGTAGATACCGATCCCGATGTGCGCTTAGGACGCCGTTTGTTACGGGATGTGCAGGAACGAGGGCGTAGTATAGAGTCGGTATTGACCCAATATTTTTGTACGGTAAAACCGATGCACGATGAGTTCGTAGAACCTTCGAAACGTTATGCCGATATTATTATCCCGGAAGGAGGGTTCAATTCTGTTGCGGTCAGTATGTTGATTCATAATATTAATTCATTGATTCACCACGAGTCGGAAAGGGATAGGAGATGAAAATAGCATTGGTACAATCCCCTTTGGCCTGGGGAGAGCTGCAGGAGAATTTACAGAATTTTGACAAAAAAATGGCGGAGTGTGAGGATTGTGATGTAATTCTACTCCCTGAGATGTTCACTTCGGGCTGTATGATGATAAAGAAGTCGGCAGAGGTGGCATTTGCCGCTAAGGAATCTGTCGCAAATGCATATCCTGTCGTAGAAGAAAAGATGCTGGCTTGGGCGAAACGTCAGCATGCTTTGGTAATGGGATCGACGGTTTACCGGGAAAATGGAAAATATTATAATCGCTTGATTGCTGCTTTTCCTGAGGGAAATTGCCGGTATTATGACAAACGGCATTGTTTCAGAATGGGCGGGGAGAACGAGCATTTTACTCCCGGAGACCGGCAGTTGACTTTCGAATTTCGGGGAGTAAAGATAGCTGCTTTTATTTGTTATGATTTGCGCTTCCCGGTTTGGTGCAGGAACACACAAAATTATGATCTGGCTGTTTTCGTGGCGAATTGGCCGGAATCGCGCCGCGAAGTCTGGAAAACATTGCTGAAAGCCAGAGCGATTGAAAATCAGGCTTTTGTTGCTGGCGTCAATTGTGTCGGAGAAGATGATAACGGTTTGACCTATTCCGGTGATTCGATGGTCGCCGATGCCCGGGGGAGGGAGGTCGGAAGTACCTCTCCCGGAAATGAAGCCATTATCCGGGTGGAACTGGATATAGAGAAATTGAGGCAATTCAGAAAAAAATTTCCGGTATTGGACGACCGGGATGACTTTCTTTTCCGGGAGAAATGAGGCTAAAACGGAGTTTTTGTTATCTTTGTGCACCTTTATTCAAACGTTTGTTATAATTTTAATCGATATAAAATGAAAAGTATATTAATGACATTCATGGGAGTTGGAACAATAATGAATCTGACTGCCGGGAATTTGTCTGAAGACCGGACAGATCAGCCACAAACCGGTGGCGGTAAGGTATTGACTATGGAGGAAGCGGTACTTGGGTATCAGCTTTATCCGAAGAATTTGTATATTCAATGGCAGGGAGACCGGAACGTACTGACTTATCCGGAAGGGACGAACCTG
Coding sequences within it:
- a CDS encoding zinc ribbon domain-containing protein; its protein translation is MGTFKSTKTFFASPEIIPAIVKDITGTFTNEGYQVQAQDLISGGYDISITKGNMFKAVLGMKTALKVHIYPANEQIRVDAGVGIFGQQAVPTLISMFLFWPVLITQISGMIAQAKMDDKVMMIAADTIAREAYRNTNNNTAAPAGGKFCTQCGKSMPAEALFCSGCGAKL
- a CDS encoding Rossmann-fold NAD(P)-binding domain-containing protein, with product MMENLIFEILKMAGFIVVLFLCCLWLVKDKRSFYKFRDWGLIPLTALAGFVIYCIGYWEAGTKESLITLVVRSFLSTFHMFFLHSDLLEVRHHMHTNATYMFAFSIIHFAAFLVSFLVVLQLFGKQFLSWLKLKLSTPKDSYIFFDLNEGAVALAEDLLKKDRKRFILFIDKNVKHKLVAFPKINLSLPRLRDKESLFEKISKTEAVFLKKDFSEEVAFDELKISKLVDKSVCRMFFLSENEDYNIHMSLKVIGEIRRLQLLPKELRLYVNADSEELIDLFAEKIGPLNVEVHIFNRSKLAAQELITNYPPVNALKLETSKAVALSDFSMLIIGFGNMGSEALKAMIEQGQFVGSTFRATIIDKEMKCKAGLFEHYYPGLKNYQLEYHEAEVNSSEFFNLLKDKLAGLKYILVALGEDELNIKTAVELSHFISRETDNDQIKILTDVYNTRDYSYIQQAKECFKEICLYGSNDNIYTEDIIINESREMTARKIHAYYNAQKAVEKQVPWQALSPIKKMTNISAASHIYTKLQLAGLTPQDFAQWSTEEEYVKALGNERFENLAKGEHLHWNATLFVHEWDVWHLSDIPDFVSVNKDEKHKKHACLVDWEELKKVEERFGEPYRKYDRDSVRNIWELAKANLL
- a CDS encoding WG repeat-containing protein; amino-acid sequence: MKIFWKVIVAVIAFSLLGIMIVLGTAYIKSVERHTYLADNKVLSDKYVYEEFSNGKKRVKNRATQQVILDRLEWLVTGDKADSLAVFCRKGKRGYLNCYTGEVVIPAQYERAWVFSEGLAAVMSGGKIGFIDRQGRTVIPPTWSYPVGSQEMDYLFKGGYCAVFDNARQCGLIDRNGQWKVAPRYDYIYMPEEGLRILQKGDRWGVLGDSLQILMPVEYDWLKIVPEGIVCIQGGKQQVIGKDGKTVVRPFVYDAILPLYYSTGEYFDNGEERMNRSRYFSYSVWNPKGNRYGLMDAEGKRITEALYSDIEALSEDLYLCSIEDGLYRITLNYNR
- a CDS encoding 1-acyl-sn-glycerol-3-phosphate acyltransferase, whose product is MKYLARFIMWLAGWKYKGELPAEKKAVIISVPHTSNWDFFWGELAFLSQGIPAFILMKKEFFFFPLGMILRALNVIPVDRGNKDSQLVEQMITEFKQRDSMYLCITPEGSRKKRKKWKKGFLVIAKAAGVPVYLGRIDYKGKYCEVGPLFYPTEDVDADLAYIMSTYHDANPKYPENFSNGN
- a CDS encoding M15 family metallopeptidase, which translates into the protein MVISTLRRIVFFGSVCIFLGSAGGGCGNQEKRQKPVLTEEVPKITVERVVADTSGQKEDSGTERRMRQLGLVDIGEVDPTIAVHLVYATSDNFAGKVLYRDIRKAFLLPEAAGRLAEAQRKLKLLRPELSLLVYDAARPMKVQQEMWDLVKGTENRVYVSNPRNGGGLHNYGAAVDLTLVDSLGHVLPMGSEFDYFGEEARPDREEAMVKQGRIILPHLHNRRLLRKVMTDAGFRVLPSEWWHFNLMSRAEARERLKVIE
- the udk gene encoding uridine kinase, with product MNTTIIGVAGGTASGKSTLVKKLQEAFEGESVITLCHDYYYKAHDDLSFEERTKLNYDHPGAFDTDMMIEDIMKLKKGRSVFRPVYSFVNHNRTDKTVKVEPAQVIIIDGILILENRTLRELMDVKVYVDTDPDVRLGRRLLRDVQERGRSIESVLTQYFCTVKPMHDEFVEPSKRYADIIIPEGGFNSVAVSMLIHNINSLIHHESERDRR
- a CDS encoding amidohydrolase, yielding MKIALVQSPLAWGELQENLQNFDKKMAECEDCDVILLPEMFTSGCMMIKKSAEVAFAAKESVANAYPVVEEKMLAWAKRQHALVMGSTVYRENGKYYNRLIAAFPEGNCRYYDKRHCFRMGGENEHFTPGDRQLTFEFRGVKIAAFICYDLRFPVWCRNTQNYDLAVFVANWPESRREVWKTLLKARAIENQAFVAGVNCVGEDDNGLTYSGDSMVADARGREVGSTSPGNEAIIRVELDIEKLRQFRKKFPVLDDRDDFLFREK